A region from the Kineothrix sp. IPX-CK genome encodes:
- a CDS encoding endosialidase, translating into MAVVEELLRSEGEGAISFGNHKLEKKAKLEDFECGGDLLKVKTYRTMTKLEKNGMFVYESVPGTSVTDFKETQDGINFNVEGDEDAQITVGLQDETEYEVFINNESIGKMSTNLGGKLNLSVELAGVGEVNVRVAK; encoded by the coding sequence ATGGCAGTGGTGGAAGAATTACTTCGCTCGGAAGGCGAAGGAGCAATCAGTTTTGGCAACCACAAACTGGAGAAAAAAGCGAAGCTGGAGGATTTCGAGTGCGGCGGTGACCTGCTGAAGGTCAAGACGTACAGAACCATGACGAAGCTTGAGAAGAACGGAATGTTTGTATATGAATCGGTACCGGGAACGAGTGTAACCGATTTTAAGGAAACGCAGGATGGCATTAACTTTAACGTAGAAGGAGATGAAGACGCACAGATTACTGTAGGTCTTCAGGACGAAACAGAATACGAGGTTTTTATAAATAACGAAAGTATTGGTAAGATGAGTACGAATTTAGGCGGTAAGCTGAATTTAAGCGTGGAACTTGCAGGTGTTGGAGAAGTAAATGTCAGAGTAGCAAAATAG
- the radA gene encoding DNA repair protein RadA, translated as MAKSKNGTVFFCQECGYESSKWMGQCPGCKAWNTFVEERVTISTKGSGSFSKAGSSVKRAEPARLSEVSLGGEERIGTRIEELDRVLGGGIVPGSLTLVGGDPGIGKSTLLLQVCQKLAGAGRKVLYLSGEESLRQIKIRANRIGEFNDNLLLLCETNLYVIEETLKAMKPDVAVIDSIQTMYSEDVSSAPGSVSQVREATNIFLQLAKGMNISIFLVGHVTKEGTVAGPRVLEHMVDTVLYFEGDRHASYRILRGVKNRFGSTNEIGVFEMREEGLIEVMNPSEFMLNGRPEDASGSVVACSMEGTRPILIEIQALVCGSNFGIPRRQAIGTDFNRVNLLMAVLEKRVGLQMSGCDAYVNLAGGIKIVEPAIDLGIVLAIVSSFRNRAIDSKVIAFGEVGLSGEVRAVSMARQRVQEAKKLGFTTCILPAVCMEGLSEEKDMKVIGVRSVRDAIDLI; from the coding sequence ATGGCAAAGAGTAAGAACGGGACAGTATTTTTTTGTCAGGAATGTGGTTATGAATCGTCGAAATGGATGGGACAGTGTCCTGGATGCAAGGCTTGGAATACTTTTGTGGAAGAACGGGTAACTATAAGTACGAAGGGAAGCGGGAGTTTCTCGAAAGCGGGAAGCAGTGTGAAACGGGCGGAGCCAGCCAGGCTGTCGGAGGTGTCCTTAGGCGGTGAGGAGAGAATCGGCACACGGATAGAAGAACTGGATAGGGTACTTGGAGGCGGCATTGTGCCGGGCTCCCTCACTCTGGTAGGAGGAGATCCGGGAATCGGTAAGTCCACTCTCTTGCTTCAGGTATGCCAGAAGTTGGCCGGAGCCGGCAGAAAGGTATTGTATCTGTCCGGAGAGGAATCATTGCGCCAGATTAAGATACGGGCCAACAGAATCGGAGAATTCAACGACAACCTTCTGCTCCTGTGCGAGACGAATCTATACGTTATCGAGGAGACCTTAAAGGCAATGAAGCCCGATGTGGCGGTCATTGATTCCATTCAGACCATGTACAGCGAGGATGTATCGTCGGCGCCGGGAAGCGTGTCTCAGGTAAGGGAGGCAACAAATATTTTTCTTCAATTGGCGAAAGGGATGAATATATCTATATTTCTTGTAGGACATGTGACCAAGGAGGGAACGGTGGCAGGCCCCAGAGTGTTAGAGCATATGGTAGATACGGTGCTCTATTTCGAAGGGGACAGGCATGCTTCCTACCGGATACTTCGCGGGGTGAAGAACCGGTTCGGCTCCACCAATGAAATCGGAGTGTTTGAAATGAGGGAAGAAGGACTGATAGAGGTCATGAACCCATCAGAATTCATGTTAAACGGCAGGCCTGAGGACGCCAGCGGCTCGGTGGTGGCATGCTCTATGGAAGGGACCAGACCGATACTGATAGAGATACAGGCTTTGGTATGCGGGAGCAATTTCGGTATTCCGAGGCGTCAGGCGATTGGCACGGATTTCAACCGGGTGAATCTGTTGATGGCGGTGCTGGAAAAGCGGGTTGGTCTGCAAATGTCAGGCTGCGACGCTTATGTGAATCTGGCAGGAGGAATCAAGATCGTAGAACCGGCTATTGATTTGGGAATCGTGCTGGCCATCGTTTCCAGCTTTAGGAACCGGGCCATCGATAGCAAGGTAATTGCTTTTGGTGAAGTTGGACTAAGCGGAGAGGTAAGGGCTGTGAGCATGGCGAGGCAGCGGGTTCAGGAGGCTAAGAAGCTGGGATTTACCACTTGTATTCTGCCTGCGGTCTGTATGGAGGGTTTAAGCGAAGAAAAGGATATGAAGGTGATCGGTGTAAGGAGTGTACGAGACGCTATCGACCTCATATAA
- a CDS encoding ABC transporter ATP-binding protein: protein MKKLLIYLKDYKKETVLAPLFKMLEASFELLVPLVMAAIIDTGIAQGDKGYIVRMCLIMVALGVIGLVCSVTAQYYSAKAAVGFSAGLKHELFKHIQKLSFTEMDEIGTSTLITRMTNDVNLLQSGVNLVLRLFLRSPFIVFGAMVMAFTIDGKAALIFVITILLLSAVVFGIMLVSMPLYKKVQAGLDRILGITRENLTGVRVIRAFNKEAAEIARFEGENEVLTRMQQFVGKISALMNPVTYVIINGALIVLIWTGALRVDGGYITQGEVVALVNYMSQILVELIKLANLIITITRAFASANRIAAVFEMKSSLVSPERENETELVHGDGNDDIAVSFEHVCLSYKNAGAEALTDIDFKVKRGQTVGIIGGTGSGKSSLVNMIPRFYDATGGCVRIDGVDVKDYPLDVLRSKIGIVMQKAVLFKGTIRENVQWGKENASEEEVLQALEIAQAKEFATEKAGGLDAKVSQEGKNFSGGQKQRLTIARALVRKPKILILDDSASALDFATDARLRQEIRNMEEDMTVFIVSQRAASIRYADFIVVMEDGEVAGIGTHEELVNSCNVYKEIYDSQFKKEERA, encoded by the coding sequence ATGAAGAAGTTATTGATTTATCTTAAGGATTATAAAAAAGAAACAGTATTGGCTCCGCTTTTTAAGATGCTGGAGGCATCCTTTGAGCTTCTGGTGCCGTTAGTTATGGCGGCGATCATCGATACGGGGATCGCGCAGGGAGACAAAGGATATATTGTCAGGATGTGCCTGATCATGGTGGCTCTGGGAGTCATCGGACTGGTATGCTCTGTCACCGCACAGTATTATTCCGCCAAGGCGGCGGTGGGTTTTTCTGCCGGATTGAAGCATGAGCTGTTTAAGCACATTCAAAAGCTGTCCTTTACAGAGATGGACGAAATAGGGACCTCTACGCTGATTACCAGAATGACAAACGATGTGAATCTGCTGCAGTCAGGAGTGAATCTGGTACTGCGCCTCTTTTTGCGCTCCCCTTTTATCGTGTTCGGAGCTATGGTGATGGCATTTACCATTGACGGCAAGGCGGCACTGATTTTTGTAATAACTATCCTTCTGCTCAGTGCCGTCGTTTTTGGTATCATGCTCGTAAGCATGCCATTGTATAAGAAGGTGCAGGCGGGACTGGATAGAATTCTCGGTATTACGAGGGAGAACCTTACAGGTGTGAGAGTAATACGTGCTTTCAACAAGGAGGCAGCGGAGATAGCGCGCTTTGAAGGAGAAAACGAAGTGCTGACAAGGATGCAGCAGTTTGTAGGAAAGATCTCCGCCTTGATGAATCCGGTGACCTATGTCATTATAAACGGTGCGCTGATCGTGCTCATATGGACGGGGGCTCTTCGTGTGGACGGCGGTTATATTACGCAGGGAGAGGTAGTTGCGCTGGTAAATTACATGTCTCAGATATTGGTTGAGCTCATTAAACTCGCCAATCTGATCATAACCATAACGAGGGCTTTCGCCAGTGCTAACCGGATTGCAGCCGTATTCGAGATGAAATCCAGCTTAGTATCGCCTGAGAGAGAAAATGAAACCGAATTGGTTCATGGAGATGGAAACGATGACATTGCGGTTTCTTTCGAGCATGTCTGTCTGTCCTATAAAAATGCCGGAGCGGAAGCTCTGACGGATATTGATTTTAAGGTAAAAAGAGGGCAGACGGTAGGAATCATAGGCGGTACAGGCTCAGGAAAATCTTCTTTGGTTAATATGATCCCCCGATTTTATGATGCGACCGGTGGATGCGTAAGGATAGACGGAGTGGATGTAAAAGACTATCCGTTAGACGTGCTGCGTTCCAAAATAGGCATCGTCATGCAAAAAGCGGTGCTGTTCAAAGGAACCATAAGGGAAAATGTACAGTGGGGCAAGGAGAATGCTTCGGAGGAGGAAGTCCTTCAGGCGTTAGAAATCGCACAGGCGAAGGAATTCGCCACGGAAAAGGCAGGAGGACTGGACGCCAAAGTATCGCAGGAGGGCAAGAATTTCTCAGGGGGGCAGAAACAGCGCCTTACCATTGCCAGAGCGTTAGTGAGAAAACCGAAAATACTTATATTGGACGACAGCGCCTCTGCGCTGGACTTCGCCACTGATGCCAGACTGCGTCAAGAAATACGCAATATGGAAGAGGATATGACGGTCTTTATCGTATCTCAGCGAGCCGCATCTATCCGTTATGCGGATTTTATCGTGGTTATGGAAGACGGTGAAGTGGCGGGAATCGGAACGCATGAGGAATTAGTAAATAGCTGCAATGTCTACAAGGAAATTTATGATTCGCAGTTTAAGAAGGAGGAGAGGGCATGA
- a CDS encoding ABC transporter ATP-binding protein encodes MNNGGVSQKETLFKVLRYIKKYWFYLGMSVFMASVSVALTLYVPILTGDAIDLIIDKGLVDFAGILVLLYRMAAAIIFTAIAQWIMNVCNNKMTFGIVKDMRDEAFKKIEVLPLKYIDSRSYGEVVSRVIADVDQLADGLLMGFTQLFTGVITILGTLIIMLTIDVGITAIVVLLTPVSFLVANFIAKKTYRMFKLQSETRGEQTALIDEMVGSQRVVQAFGHEEKALKQFDEVNERLREASLKAIFFSSITNPATRFVNSIVYTGVGITGAILAIAGGISIGQLVCLLTYANQYTKPFNEISGVVTELQNALACAGRILELIEEEPQIPEADDAAVLLDVEGNVSLSEVYFSYTPEQKLIQNFNLHVRPGQRVAIVGPTGCGKTTVINLLMRFYDVDSGKIQVEGKDIRHVTRMSLRTSYGMVLQDTWLKAGTVRENIVMGKPEATDEEIIAAAKAAHAHSFIKRLPEGYDTVITEAGGNLSGGQKQLLCIARVMLCQPDMLILDEATSSIDTRTELKIQNAFAKLMEGRTSFIVAHRLSTIKEADIILVMKDGDIIEQGNHETLLAAEGFYAKLYNSQFAL; translated from the coding sequence ATGAACAACGGCGGCGTAAGTCAAAAGGAGACTCTCTTCAAGGTACTTCGATATATAAAAAAGTATTGGTTTTATTTGGGTATGTCCGTATTCATGGCGTCTGTCAGCGTGGCGCTCACGTTATACGTGCCGATTCTTACCGGCGATGCGATCGACCTTATCATCGATAAAGGGTTGGTGGACTTCGCCGGCATTCTGGTGCTTCTTTATCGCATGGCTGCAGCGATTATATTCACGGCGATAGCGCAGTGGATCATGAATGTATGCAATAATAAAATGACATTCGGAATTGTGAAGGACATGAGGGATGAAGCATTTAAAAAAATTGAAGTTTTACCCCTTAAATATATAGATTCCCGTTCCTACGGGGAGGTGGTCAGCAGAGTGATCGCCGACGTAGATCAGTTGGCGGACGGCCTGCTCATGGGATTCACCCAGTTGTTTACCGGAGTGATTACGATTCTCGGCACATTGATTATTATGTTAACTATAGATGTGGGAATTACGGCGATAGTCGTATTGCTCACCCCGGTTTCCTTTCTGGTAGCTAATTTTATCGCGAAGAAGACTTACCGTATGTTTAAGCTTCAATCGGAGACGAGAGGAGAGCAGACGGCATTAATTGATGAAATGGTGGGCAGTCAGAGGGTGGTACAGGCCTTCGGACACGAAGAGAAGGCACTTAAGCAGTTCGATGAAGTCAACGAAAGATTAAGGGAGGCTTCATTAAAGGCGATCTTCTTCTCATCTATCACTAATCCGGCAACACGTTTTGTGAACAGCATAGTATATACGGGGGTGGGAATTACAGGAGCGATTTTGGCCATTGCAGGAGGGATAAGTATAGGGCAGCTTGTATGCCTCCTTACCTATGCGAATCAGTATACGAAGCCCTTCAATGAAATCTCGGGAGTGGTTACGGAGCTGCAAAATGCTCTCGCATGTGCGGGAAGGATATTGGAGCTTATCGAGGAGGAACCGCAGATACCAGAGGCAGACGATGCGGCAGTGCTTTTGGATGTTGAGGGAAATGTTTCTCTCTCCGAGGTGTATTTCTCCTATACTCCTGAACAGAAATTGATTCAAAATTTTAATCTTCATGTGAGGCCGGGACAGCGGGTGGCAATCGTGGGTCCTACCGGTTGCGGAAAAACCACGGTTATCAATCTGCTGATGCGTTTTTATGATGTGGACAGCGGAAAGATACAGGTAGAGGGAAAGGATATCCGCCATGTGACGAGGATGAGCCTTCGCACCTCCTATGGTATGGTGCTTCAGGATACTTGGCTGAAGGCGGGAACGGTTCGGGAAAATATAGTAATGGGAAAGCCTGAGGCCACAGACGAGGAAATTATCGCGGCGGCGAAGGCAGCCCATGCCCACAGCTTTATTAAGAGGCTGCCGGAGGGCTATGATACTGTGATTACGGAGGCAGGAGGAAATCTCTCCGGGGGACAGAAGCAGCTTCTATGTATTGCAAGAGTCATGCTCTGTCAGCCGGATATGCTCATTTTGGATGAAGCCACTTCCTCTATCGATACGAGGACGGAGCTTAAGATCCAGAACGCATTTGCAAAGCTGATGGAGGGAAGGACCAGTTTTATCGTGGCGCATAGGCTTTCGACGATAAAGGAGGCCGACATCATTCTGGTGATGAAAGACGGCGATATCATAGAACAAGGAAATCATGAAACGCTGTTGGCGGCCGAAGGATTTTATGCAAAGCTCTATAACAGTCAATTTGCTTTGTAG
- the lspA gene encoding signal peptidase II, with protein MKIEMKNISKKTIPALILILSIALLIGLDQFTKFLAVKNLKEQADFALIPGILEFSYLENTGAAFSSFLGKQGFLITLTSCVMLFIIWKYFQVPEGRRFHIMRLTFLLVINGGIGNLIDRIKNGYVVDFIYFVPINFPKFNVADCYVSVGMVLLCIICFFYYKDDELSFLFGKASDK; from the coding sequence ATGAAAATAGAAATGAAAAATATATCTAAAAAAACCATACCTGCCCTCATATTGATTTTGAGCATCGCCCTGCTTATAGGCCTTGACCAGTTCACTAAGTTTCTCGCTGTTAAAAATTTGAAAGAACAAGCGGATTTCGCACTCATTCCCGGTATACTGGAATTTTCTTATTTAGAAAATACCGGGGCGGCGTTCAGCTCCTTTCTTGGCAAGCAGGGGTTCCTCATCACCCTGACGTCCTGCGTTATGCTCTTCATCATTTGGAAATATTTCCAGGTTCCGGAAGGAAGGCGATTTCATATCATGCGTCTCACGTTTCTTCTCGTTATAAACGGCGGAATCGGAAATCTGATAGACAGGATAAAAAATGGCTATGTAGTGGACTTCATCTATTTTGTTCCCATCAATTTTCCCAAGTTCAACGTTGCAGACTGTTATGTAAGCGTAGGAATGGTACTGCTTTGCATTATTTGCTTCTTCTATTACAAGGATGATGAGCTTAGCTTTTTATTTGGAAAGGCTTCGGACAAATAA
- a CDS encoding MurR/RpiR family transcriptional regulator, with the protein MDSVKQNILLVYENMTAVERSIADFFINNNEVINFSSKNISKLLYISEATLSRFAKKCNYKGYREFIFAYEKELQEDLYERNISVLTKKVKNTYTRLLEEGFHILDEEKVKRVSDMMNVHPRVIVCGMGSSGYTAQEFQLRFMRLGMNIQAVTDSQMIQMSMAVTDENCMVIAISLSGKTKAILDAVRMAKAKGSYVVMITSDQEIELQNDCDEIIYVATAKNLDGGTMISPQFPILVLVDVFYTYYFENDAKNKIMKYHDTLSALRGYDT; encoded by the coding sequence ATGGATAGTGTTAAGCAGAACATTCTGCTGGTTTATGAAAATATGACAGCAGTAGAAAGAAGTATAGCAGATTTTTTTATAAATAATAATGAAGTAATAAACTTTTCTTCTAAAAATATATCAAAGCTGCTTTATATTTCGGAGGCTACTTTATCGAGATTCGCAAAGAAATGTAATTATAAGGGTTATAGGGAGTTTATTTTTGCTTACGAAAAAGAACTCCAGGAAGATCTGTACGAAAGAAATATAAGTGTATTGACAAAAAAGGTGAAAAATACCTATACTAGACTTTTGGAAGAAGGCTTTCATATTCTGGATGAAGAAAAGGTGAAACGTGTTTCGGATATGATGAATGTACATCCCCGTGTAATTGTTTGCGGGATGGGAAGTTCCGGATATACCGCACAGGAATTTCAACTGAGATTTATGAGACTCGGCATGAATATACAGGCGGTCACCGACTCGCAGATGATACAGATGTCAATGGCGGTGACGGATGAAAATTGTATGGTAATAGCCATTTCTTTAAGCGGAAAGACAAAGGCCATACTGGATGCGGTCAGAATGGCAAAGGCCAAAGGTTCATATGTAGTAATGATTACCTCTGATCAGGAAATAGAGCTTCAAAATGATTGTGATGAAATAATATATGTTGCGACGGCGAAAAATCTGGATGGGGGTACGATGATATCGCCTCAATTTCCTATTTTGGTCCTTGTAGATGTTTTTTATACCTACTATTTTGAGAATGATGCAAAGAATAAAATAATGAAATATCACGATACTCTTTCGGCGCTGAGAGGGTATGATACGTAA
- a CDS encoding ROK family protein: MCDEIYFGIDIGGTAVKMGIMNSRGELFASDTASVNFDQYETPILQTVKKVSAVFIEEHPEYKDKLKAIGISATGQIDSRTGVVSGTAGHIKNWQDSRIKEEMEELFRLPVAVANDANCAALGEYWIGAARGVEDVIVITVGTGIGGGIITGGKLLSGARGIAGEMGHFSIKSDGEECTCGNRGCYERYASTTALVRMINERMKKGELKAFADNVSGKTIFEELGKGNAKLQAAVEEWIDYVADGLVSLVHIFNPSMIIISGGVSMQKELFIDPLSVKIKDRIMPAYRENLEIRQAALKNNAGLAGAIYNCICTLIEE, encoded by the coding sequence ATGTGTGACGAAATTTATTTCGGAATTGATATAGGCGGTACAGCCGTAAAAATGGGAATCATGAACAGCAGAGGAGAACTGTTCGCATCGGATACGGCATCCGTTAACTTCGATCAGTATGAAACACCAATATTACAGACAGTAAAAAAGGTTTCGGCAGTTTTTATTGAGGAACATCCGGAATATAAAGACAAGCTGAAAGCGATCGGAATATCAGCTACCGGCCAGATCGATTCAAGAACCGGGGTCGTGAGCGGAACCGCAGGACATATTAAAAATTGGCAGGACAGTAGAATCAAAGAAGAAATGGAGGAGCTGTTCCGCTTGCCGGTCGCTGTGGCAAATGATGCGAATTGTGCTGCTCTGGGTGAATACTGGATCGGGGCAGCAAGAGGAGTCGAAGACGTTATTGTGATTACGGTTGGTACGGGGATTGGCGGAGGTATCATCACGGGAGGGAAATTGCTTTCCGGAGCACGTGGAATAGCAGGTGAAATGGGACACTTTTCTATCAAGTCCGATGGAGAGGAATGCACATGCGGGAACAGAGGGTGCTACGAGCGGTATGCTTCCACAACGGCCTTGGTCAGAATGATAAACGAAAGAATGAAAAAGGGAGAACTTAAGGCATTTGCGGATAACGTAAGCGGAAAGACCATATTTGAAGAACTGGGAAAAGGCAATGCAAAGCTGCAGGCGGCTGTGGAGGAATGGATTGATTACGTGGCAGATGGCTTGGTAAGTCTTGTACATATTTTTAATCCGTCTATGATTATAATAAGCGGTGGTGTTAGTATGCAGAAGGAACTTTTTATCGATCCTCTGTCTGTTAAGATAAAGGACAGGATCATGCCGGCATACAGGGAGAATCTCGAAATCAGGCAAGCCGCGCTGAAAAATAACGCAGGTCTGGCTGGAGCTATATATAATTGTATTTGTACACTTATAGAAGAATAA
- the nagB gene encoding glucosamine-6-phosphate deaminase: MRIYKEKDYESVSRKAANLISAQVISKPDSILGLATGTSPLGAYHQLAEWCTKKDVDFSRVISVNLDEYVGLSPDNSESYHYFMEKNFFSKVNIAMENTHVPNGHVSDLEEACKAYDSLIQDLGGIDLQLLGIGSNGHIGFNEPGKSFLLDTHIVQLTESTIKANSRLFSRIDDVPRRAITMGIRNIFQAAKIVLIATGQNKADALYRSFMEPITPEVPASILQLHTNVSIVADEEALKRIPDEYCF, translated from the coding sequence ATCAGAATTTATAAAGAAAAGGACTACGAATCAGTCAGCAGAAAGGCTGCAAATCTCATATCGGCACAGGTCATTTCAAAGCCGGACAGCATTTTAGGACTTGCCACCGGAACTTCCCCGCTGGGAGCCTATCATCAGCTGGCCGAATGGTGCACAAAGAAAGATGTGGATTTCTCAAGGGTTATTTCCGTTAATCTGGATGAATATGTAGGTCTCTCACCTGACAACAGTGAAAGCTATCATTATTTTATGGAAAAAAACTTCTTCTCAAAGGTAAATATCGCCATGGAAAATACTCATGTTCCTAACGGTCATGTCTCCGATCTGGAAGAAGCATGCAAGGCTTATGATTCTCTGATTCAGGACCTGGGAGGCATCGATCTTCAGCTTCTCGGCATAGGAAGCAATGGACACATTGGCTTCAATGAACCCGGAAAAAGCTTTCTGCTGGATACACATATCGTGCAGCTGACAGAAAGTACAATAAAAGCTAATTCCCGATTGTTCTCCAGAATAGACGACGTTCCGCGCAGGGCTATCACCATGGGCATCCGGAATATTTTTCAGGCGGCTAAGATTGTCTTGATCGCCACCGGTCAGAACAAAGCTGATGCTTTGTACCGGTCCTTCATGGAGCCAATCACTCCGGAGGTGCCGGCTTCCATCCTTCAACTGCATACGAATGTGTCAATCGTCGCCGATGAAGAAGCTCTTAAACGGATTCCCGATGAATACTGCTTCTGA